One genomic segment of Caldimonas brevitalea includes these proteins:
- a CDS encoding NF038120 family PEP-CTERM protein — MLATCAVASLVPAQGAVLDFEAGPPALYADGSGFEQGEFRFRVEGDFGMLDTAAACADIVCPSGNDTQFYAGLNDSSLSVQRVDGGTFSLLGFDAAFVAPLEFSPGSNVGQIVVEALAADGRRVFGAWDAGKSGADGAFSFARHAGDRFAAFGNITSFDVFACVYGPGGGCFRPAQNLAQFALDNLQVAAAVPEPGSAALLVLGCAASMLIAGRRRRAPAPAAH, encoded by the coding sequence ATGCTGGCGACGTGCGCGGTGGCGTCGCTGGTGCCCGCGCAGGGCGCCGTGCTCGATTTCGAAGCCGGCCCGCCTGCCCTGTACGCCGATGGCAGCGGGTTCGAACAAGGTGAGTTCCGCTTCCGCGTCGAGGGCGACTTCGGGATGCTCGACACGGCGGCGGCCTGTGCCGACATCGTCTGTCCGAGCGGCAACGACACCCAGTTCTATGCCGGCCTCAACGACAGTTCGCTTTCGGTGCAGCGCGTGGACGGCGGCACCTTCAGCCTGTTGGGCTTCGACGCCGCCTTCGTGGCGCCGCTCGAGTTCAGCCCCGGCTCCAACGTGGGCCAGATCGTGGTGGAGGCGCTGGCGGCCGACGGCCGGAGGGTGTTCGGCGCCTGGGACGCCGGCAAGAGCGGAGCCGACGGCGCGTTCTCGTTTGCGCGTCACGCCGGCGACCGCTTTGCGGCCTTCGGCAACATCACGTCCTTCGATGTGTTTGCCTGCGTCTACGGCCCCGGTGGCGGCTGCTTCCGCCCGGCGCAAAACCTGGCGCAGTTTGCCCTCGACAACCTGCAGGTGGCCGCTGCGGTGCCAGAGCCGGGCAGCGCCGCATTGCTGGTGCTCGGCTGCGCCGCGAGCATGCTCATCGCCGGCCGCCGCCGCCGTGCCCCGGCGCCTGCCGCCCACTGA
- a CDS encoding alkaline phosphatase family protein, translating to MLPRTLWLLVDGLSFELLRAYTSAQPDSTMGRLWREQRVRPLLPLAPNCQTPPSLFTIWSGCPPERHGLTGAEVPVVAGGDPTAFRNGFDVWPRDVPMVWDLYAARGQTVRTCAVPFVEPLRLFPRLLSATEVFSTPLAAPALLAPGQRLSLPALQLDLRVRGGADGLRLEDPQGRVVWAARLHGPVLPLPHATWAKAGESHRALALQTVVIDDQPQLVFLGYHAVKVHGRDAERRRMHGRARPYVAANPGRLYQERRLGVSLRDGGTGAAETLLVALMRHVHDSFANDIRWAVEGHDADLTVGYYPLINQLSHQILCHAVRPDGSFSGPLAPAFLRVMGWLDEWITKLRRSLPDDWRFVIHSDHGVAPVHWDLHPNRYFRDRGWLQRSSEGRIDARRSLVFFHPAENGLLVFHRQRLQEAGLTTASVVEALADAVASAGLSGLGVLQGVPAPFGAEWESGHYLQSPAGVRPRAAIDAALVCRSQRGGDHTVYADHPWLRGALLDAGPQPWLAPGAEALALSDLMPQVLERRSAVPA from the coding sequence ATGCTGCCACGCACACTCTGGCTGCTGGTCGACGGCCTGTCGTTCGAACTGCTGCGCGCCTATACCAGCGCGCAACCTGACAGCACGATGGGGCGGTTGTGGCGCGAACAGCGCGTGCGTCCGCTGCTTCCGCTGGCACCGAATTGCCAGACGCCGCCGTCGCTGTTCACGATCTGGAGCGGGTGCCCGCCGGAGCGGCACGGCCTGACCGGCGCCGAGGTGCCGGTGGTCGCGGGTGGCGACCCCACCGCGTTCCGCAACGGCTTCGACGTCTGGCCGCGCGACGTGCCGATGGTCTGGGACCTGTATGCCGCCCGGGGCCAGACGGTGCGGACCTGCGCGGTCCCCTTCGTCGAACCCTTGCGCTTGTTCCCGCGGCTGTTGTCAGCCACTGAAGTGTTCTCGACGCCCCTTGCCGCGCCTGCGCTGCTGGCGCCGGGCCAGCGGCTGTCTTTGCCCGCCCTGCAACTCGACCTGCGCGTGCGCGGCGGCGCCGACGGCTTGCGCCTCGAAGATCCGCAGGGGCGGGTGGTGTGGGCGGCACGGCTGCATGGCCCCGTGTTGCCCTTGCCGCACGCGACCTGGGCCAAGGCCGGCGAATCACACCGGGCGCTTGCCCTGCAAACCGTGGTGATCGATGACCAGCCGCAACTGGTCTTCCTCGGCTACCACGCTGTCAAGGTGCACGGGCGCGACGCCGAGCGGCGCCGCATGCATGGCCGCGCGCGTCCCTATGTGGCCGCCAACCCGGGGCGGCTCTACCAGGAGCGCCGCCTCGGCGTGAGTCTGCGGGACGGCGGCACCGGCGCCGCCGAGACCTTGCTGGTCGCGCTGATGCGGCATGTGCACGACAGCTTCGCGAACGACATCCGCTGGGCGGTGGAGGGGCACGACGCCGACCTGACGGTCGGCTACTACCCGCTGATCAACCAGCTGTCGCACCAGATCCTCTGCCACGCGGTGCGGCCCGACGGCAGTTTCTCGGGCCCGCTGGCGCCCGCCTTCCTGCGCGTGATGGGCTGGCTCGACGAATGGATCACCAAGCTGCGGCGCAGCCTGCCCGACGACTGGCGCTTCGTGATCCATTCGGACCACGGCGTGGCGCCGGTGCACTGGGACTTGCATCCCAACCGGTATTTCCGCGACCGTGGCTGGCTGCAACGCAGCAGCGAAGGGCGCATCGACGCGCGCCGCTCGCTGGTGTTTTTCCACCCCGCCGAGAACGGCTTGCTGGTGTTTCACCGACAGCGGCTCCAGGAAGCCGGGCTCACGACAGCGAGCGTGGTCGAGGCCCTGGCCGACGCGGTGGCGTCGGCCGGCCTCAGCGGGCTCGGGGTGTTGCAGGGGGTGCCGGCGCCGTTCGGCGCCGAGTGGGAGTCGGGCCACTATCTTCAGAGCCCTGCGGGCGTGCGACCGCGCGCCGCCATCGACGCCGCGCTGGTGTGCCGCAGCCAGAGAGGCGGCGACCACACCGTCTATGCCGACCACCCGTGGTTGCGCGGCGCGCTGCTGGACGCCGGCCCTCAACCCTGGCTGGCCCCCGGGGCCGAGGCGCTGGCCCTGTCGGACCTGATGCCCCAGGTTCTCGAGCGGCGCAGCGCCGTGCCGGCGTGA
- a CDS encoding DUF3072 domain-containing protein, translating to MTDKRTQASADQSNMQKDPDDWVTGDEPMTGAQRSYLKTLSEEAKQPFDEHLTKAQASRRIDELQQITGRGQAAAETGEDQDPDDGDHVSQGHTQRGAPSRGAPSSRNA from the coding sequence ATGACCGACAAGCGTACGCAAGCCAGCGCGGACCAGAGCAACATGCAGAAGGACCCGGACGACTGGGTCACCGGCGACGAGCCGATGACCGGGGCGCAACGTTCCTATCTGAAGACCTTGTCCGAGGAGGCCAAACAACCGTTCGACGAGCACCTGACCAAGGCGCAGGCGTCACGCCGCATCGACGAGTTGCAGCAGATCACCGGGCGCGGCCAGGCGGCCGCCGAAACGGGTGAAGACCAGGACCCGGACGACGGCGACCACGTGTCGCAGGGTCACACTCAGCGCGGTGCGCCGTCGCGCGGCGCGCCGTCGTCGCGCAACGCTTGA
- a CDS encoding hemerythrin domain-containing protein has product MAALIHKLSPSVTDLIRMDHSHVLETFHQFRPGTPSERKAALVDTTCLALEIHTQLEEEIFYPALQELASDAVVVEKSFPEHAEVRRLIARLRSMPPSAADYDATYLELMRDVLHHVADEETTLIPAAERLLADRLQELGSEMTRRRLQLLGSRVGELGASGLRSFPEGAIVMAAGAVGASAYMFSNVWSSLRGFQR; this is encoded by the coding sequence ATGGCTGCCCTGATCCACAAGCTCTCCCCTAGCGTCACCGACCTGATCCGCATGGATCACAGCCATGTGCTGGAAACCTTTCATCAGTTCAGGCCCGGCACGCCGTCCGAGCGCAAGGCCGCCCTCGTCGACACCACCTGCCTTGCGCTCGAGATCCACACGCAGCTCGAGGAAGAAATCTTCTACCCCGCCTTGCAGGAGCTCGCGTCGGATGCCGTGGTGGTCGAGAAGAGCTTCCCCGAGCATGCCGAAGTGCGGCGTCTGATTGCACGGCTGCGCTCCATGCCTCCTTCGGCCGCCGACTATGACGCGACCTACCTGGAGCTGATGCGCGACGTGCTGCACCACGTGGCCGATGAAGAGACGACCTTGATTCCCGCTGCCGAACGTCTGCTGGCCGACCGCCTGCAGGAGCTGGGCAGCGAGATGACCCGCCGGCGCTTGCAACTGCTCGGGTCGCGTGTCGGCGAACTCGGCGCCAGCGGGCTTCGGTCTTTCCCAGAAGGGGCGATCGTGATGGCGGCTGGCGCGGTCGGCGCGAGCGCCTATATGTTCAGCAATGTCTGGTCGTCGTTGCGTGGCTTCCAGCGCTGA
- a CDS encoding Lrp/AsnC family transcriptional regulator, with the protein MRRTAPPPPVRLPAVKDQLDRDLLALLQANARESTANLARKLGVARTTVLARLTRLERDGVVVGYTVRLGQDVADRAIHAYVGITTEPKSGRDVTRRLSRLPELRQLCSVSGEFDYMAQLRADSMARLDALLDEIGEIEGVRKTTTSIVLAVRTDRTG; encoded by the coding sequence ATGCGCCGCACCGCTCCCCCACCGCCCGTCCGGCTGCCCGCCGTCAAAGACCAACTCGACCGCGACCTGCTGGCGCTGCTGCAGGCCAACGCGCGCGAAAGCACGGCCAATTTGGCCCGCAAGCTGGGCGTGGCCCGCACCACCGTGCTGGCGCGGCTGACCCGGCTGGAGCGCGACGGCGTGGTGGTGGGCTACACCGTGCGGCTGGGCCAGGACGTGGCCGACCGTGCGATTCACGCCTATGTGGGCATCACCACCGAGCCGAAGTCGGGCCGCGACGTGACACGGCGGCTGTCACGCTTGCCGGAGCTGCGCCAGCTCTGTTCGGTGAGCGGCGAGTTCGACTACATGGCGCAGCTGCGCGCCGATTCGATGGCCCGCCTCGACGCACTGCTCGACGAAATCGGCGAGATCGAGGGGGTACGCAAGACCACCACGTCGATCGTGCTGGCGGTGCGCACCGATCGCACCGGGTGA
- a CDS encoding saccharopine dehydrogenase family protein: MRVALLGAGHIGQTIARLLNDSGDYQVTVVDKSEAALAKLGAGITTLCTDTGDPRQLLAALRGHDAVINALPYHLAILAATQAREVDCHYFDLTEDVAATRAIKQLADGASSAFMPQCGLAPGFVGIVAHHLTQQFETLHDVKMRVGALPAFPTNALKYNLTWSVDGLINEYCHPCEAIRDGRCLEMLPLEGLEHFSLDGVEYEAFNTSGGLGTLCETLQGRVRSLDYKSVRYPGHRDLMKMLLEELQLKDEQDTLKTLLRKAVPSTMQDVVLVFVTVSGLRGGHLVQEVFARKIFADRREDAPLSAIQITTAAGVCAVVDLFREGALPQAGFIRQEQVALPDFLSNRFGRAYQQSRHVESIA, encoded by the coding sequence ATGCGCGTGGCACTACTCGGGGCAGGTCATATCGGGCAGACCATCGCCCGCCTCCTCAACGACAGCGGCGACTACCAGGTCACGGTGGTGGACAAGAGCGAAGCGGCATTGGCCAAGCTCGGCGCGGGCATCACCACGCTCTGCACCGACACCGGCGACCCACGCCAGCTGCTGGCAGCCCTGCGCGGCCACGACGCCGTCATCAACGCCCTGCCCTATCACCTCGCCATCCTCGCCGCCACACAGGCACGCGAAGTCGATTGCCACTATTTCGACTTGACCGAGGATGTCGCTGCGACCCGCGCCATCAAGCAGTTGGCGGACGGTGCCAGCAGCGCCTTCATGCCGCAGTGCGGGCTCGCGCCAGGCTTCGTCGGCATCGTCGCCCACCACCTGACCCAGCAGTTCGAGACACTGCACGACGTCAAGATGCGTGTCGGCGCGCTGCCCGCGTTCCCGACCAACGCGCTGAAGTACAACCTGACGTGGAGCGTGGACGGCCTCATCAACGAGTATTGCCACCCCTGTGAAGCGATACGCGATGGCCGCTGCCTGGAGATGCTGCCGCTCGAAGGGCTGGAGCACTTCTCGCTCGACGGTGTCGAATACGAAGCCTTCAACACCTCCGGCGGGCTCGGCACCTTGTGCGAGACGCTGCAGGGCCGGGTCCGGAGCCTGGACTACAAGTCGGTGCGCTACCCCGGCCACCGCGACTTGATGAAGATGCTGCTGGAGGAACTGCAACTCAAGGACGAACAGGACACGCTGAAGACCCTGTTGCGCAAGGCGGTGCCGTCGACCATGCAGGACGTGGTGCTGGTGTTCGTCACCGTGAGCGGCCTGCGCGGTGGCCATCTGGTGCAGGAGGTGTTCGCCCGCAAAATCTTTGCCGACCGTCGCGAGGATGCACCCTTGTCGGCGATCCAGATCACCACCGCCGCCGGCGTGTGCGCCGTGGTCGACCTGTTCCGCGAGGGTGCCCTGCCCCAGGCCGGCTTCATCCGCCAGGAACAGGTGGCCCTGCCCGATTTCCTGTCCAACCGTTTCGGCCGCGCCTATCAGCAATCGCGGCACGTCGAGTCGATCGCCTGA
- a CDS encoding aldehyde dehydrogenase family protein, translating to MHHAHQLLDTLGVSAAHLQGGSLGVRSPIDGARLANLSPTPVAAVADRVGGSHAAFLAWRQVPAPRRGELVRLLGEELRRHKAELGRLVSIEAGKIASEGEGEVQEMIDICDFAVGLSRQLHGLTIASERPGHRMMEQWHPLGVVGVITAFNFPVAVWAWNAALALVCGDPVIWKPSEKTPLTALATQALFERALQRYGPDAPPALSQVLLGGAELGQALADDRRVALVSATGSTAMGRALGPRVAARFGRCLLELGGNNAIIVAPSADLELAVRGIVFGAYGTAGQRCTTTRRLLVHDSIYPELVTRLDRVRAGLQVGNPLESTTLVGPLIDQAAFDRMQQALARARDEGGHVTGGERVLAEQHPEAWYVRPALVEMPRQSPLVREETFAPILYVMRYHRFEEALALQNDVPHGLSSAIFTNDLREAERFLSAAGSDCGIANVNIGTSGAEIGGAFGGDKDSGGGRESGSDAWRAYMRRVTNTVNYSGALPLAQGVKFDV from the coding sequence ATGCACCACGCACATCAGCTCCTCGACACCCTTGGCGTCAGCGCCGCGCACCTACAGGGCGGCTCGCTCGGCGTACGCTCGCCGATCGACGGCGCCCGGCTGGCCAACCTCAGCCCGACCCCCGTCGCAGCAGTGGCCGACCGGGTCGGCGGCAGTCACGCCGCCTTTCTCGCATGGCGCCAGGTGCCGGCGCCGCGCCGCGGTGAACTGGTGCGCCTGCTCGGCGAGGAGCTGCGACGCCACAAGGCCGAACTGGGCCGGCTGGTGTCCATCGAAGCCGGCAAGATCGCCTCAGAAGGTGAAGGCGAAGTGCAGGAGATGATCGACATCTGCGACTTCGCGGTCGGCCTGTCGCGCCAGCTGCACGGGTTGACCATCGCATCCGAACGCCCCGGCCATCGCATGATGGAGCAGTGGCACCCGCTGGGGGTGGTGGGTGTCATCACCGCCTTCAACTTCCCGGTCGCGGTGTGGGCCTGGAATGCCGCTTTGGCCCTCGTCTGCGGTGACCCGGTGATCTGGAAACCTTCGGAGAAAACACCGCTGACGGCCTTGGCGACGCAAGCCCTGTTCGAACGCGCGCTGCAACGCTACGGTCCGGACGCGCCACCCGCATTGTCGCAAGTGCTGCTGGGGGGGGCCGAGCTGGGTCAGGCGCTGGCCGACGACCGGCGCGTCGCGCTGGTCTCGGCCACCGGCAGCACCGCGATGGGCCGCGCGCTCGGACCGCGCGTGGCCGCCCGTTTCGGGCGCTGCCTGCTGGAGCTGGGCGGCAACAACGCCATCATCGTCGCACCCTCTGCCGACCTCGAACTGGCGGTGCGCGGCATCGTCTTCGGCGCCTACGGCACCGCCGGCCAGCGCTGCACCACCACGCGCCGGCTGCTGGTGCACGACAGCATCTACCCGGAACTGGTGACGCGCCTGGACCGGGTGCGCGCCGGCCTGCAGGTGGGCAACCCGCTCGAATCCACCACCTTGGTCGGCCCCTTGATCGACCAGGCGGCCTTTGATCGTATGCAACAGGCCCTGGCCCGTGCGCGCGACGAAGGCGGCCACGTGACGGGTGGCGAGCGCGTGCTGGCCGAGCAGCATCCCGAGGCCTGGTATGTGCGCCCCGCGCTGGTCGAGATGCCGAGGCAGTCGCCCCTGGTGCGGGAGGAGACCTTCGCCCCCATCTTGTACGTCATGCGGTACCACCGCTTCGAGGAGGCCCTGGCCCTGCAGAACGACGTGCCGCACGGTCTGTCGTCGGCGATCTTCACCAACGACCTGCGCGAGGCCGAGCGCTTTTTGTCGGCCGCCGGTTCGGACTGCGGCATTGCCAATGTCAACATCGGCACCTCGGGCGCAGAGATCGGTGGCGCCTTCGGCGGCGACAAGGACAGCGGCGGCGGCCGCGAGTCGGGCTCCGACGCGTGGCGCGCCTACATGCGGCGCGTCACCAACACGGTCAACTACTCGGGTGCGCTGCCGCTCGCGCAAGGCGTGAAGTTCGACGTGTAG
- a CDS encoding diguanylate cyclase domain-containing protein has product MRFRRLQLRFLLVVLASAALFAGVAGTATYQLAYQESIEDGRRTLDALATAVERTAAIGAYSGDRGVMQEVVDGLARNHLVAAAHLQPLGGALVHQAGVRLQPAASASARLVLERALSSPFDAKETIGQLRIEADMAELRATAASQASTLTALMVSQVALIALVLYVAASRLVSRPIVQLATRLRAMQAGTGDRLATPARHVADEIGMLIRSANTLLETNDVTLERERQLRAGVEALEAQYRQIFDSTSAAIFVLDGHRRLISGNPTLLKVIDLPLAQAQTLSGGDFLRHVFAHPERVETMIETALQRGETASADLALSSSHSTARWVHCLISARRAEGVASAGPAGWIEGVMYDVTERRRAEHAVRHLAEHDTLTGLKNRAASEAAIESMLNEAMRNDGWFTLLYIDLDGFKQVNDSFGHAAGDQVLVRCAEHLRQAGRRSGDLVGRLGGDEFVVALYGSRPDDPHVAQLAGDLVRALCQPLRLPGGEARIGASIGIACYPLHGRTARALSISADDALYAVKRSGKNGYAFAVPQVHAKAATAAAVG; this is encoded by the coding sequence ATGCGGTTTCGTCGACTCCAATTGCGTTTCCTGCTGGTGGTGCTCGCCAGCGCGGCCCTGTTCGCCGGCGTCGCTGGCACGGCCACCTACCAACTGGCCTACCAGGAATCGATCGAGGACGGCCGGCGCACGCTGGACGCCCTGGCCACCGCGGTGGAGCGCACCGCCGCGATCGGAGCCTACAGCGGCGACCGAGGTGTGATGCAGGAGGTGGTGGACGGCTTGGCCCGCAACCATCTCGTCGCGGCCGCCCATCTGCAGCCGCTCGGCGGTGCACTGGTGCACCAGGCGGGGGTGCGGCTCCAGCCAGCAGCCAGCGCGTCGGCGCGGTTGGTGCTGGAACGGGCCCTGTCGTCGCCCTTCGACGCCAAGGAGACGATCGGCCAGTTGCGCATCGAGGCCGACATGGCGGAGCTTCGCGCGACCGCCGCGTCCCAAGCGTCCACGCTCACCGCCCTGATGGTCTCGCAGGTCGCGCTGATCGCGCTGGTGCTCTACGTGGCCGCGTCGCGCCTGGTCTCCCGCCCCATCGTTCAGCTCGCGACTCGGTTGCGCGCGATGCAGGCCGGCACCGGCGACCGCCTCGCAACGCCCGCTCGGCATGTCGCGGACGAGATCGGCATGCTCATCCGCAGTGCGAACACGCTGCTCGAAACCAACGACGTGACACTGGAACGCGAGCGCCAGTTGCGCGCCGGCGTCGAGGCGCTGGAAGCGCAATACCGGCAGATCTTCGATTCGACCAGCGCGGCCATCTTCGTGCTCGACGGGCACCGCCGGCTGATCAGCGGCAACCCGACCTTGCTCAAGGTCATCGACCTGCCGCTCGCCCAGGCGCAAACGTTGAGTGGCGGCGACTTCCTGCGCCACGTGTTCGCCCATCCGGAGCGCGTCGAGACCATGATCGAGACCGCACTGCAACGCGGTGAGACGGCGTCGGCCGACCTCGCGTTGAGCAGTTCACACTCGACGGCACGCTGGGTGCATTGCCTGATCTCGGCGCGTCGGGCCGAGGGTGTTGCGTCGGCAGGCCCGGCCGGATGGATCGAAGGCGTGATGTACGACGTCACCGAACGCCGACGCGCCGAACATGCGGTGCGTCACCTGGCCGAGCACGATACCTTGACCGGGTTGAAGAACCGGGCGGCCAGCGAGGCCGCGATCGAATCGATGCTGAACGAGGCGATGCGCAACGACGGATGGTTCACGTTGCTGTACATCGACCTCGACGGCTTCAAACAGGTCAACGACAGCTTCGGGCACGCCGCCGGCGATCAAGTGCTGGTTCGCTGTGCGGAACATCTGCGACAGGCGGGGCGCCGCAGTGGCGACTTGGTGGGCCGCCTGGGCGGTGACGAGTTCGTCGTGGCGCTGTACGGCAGCCGCCCGGACGACCCGCATGTCGCGCAACTCGCTGGCGATCTGGTGCGGGCGCTGTGTCAGCCCCTCAGGCTGCCCGGCGGCGAGGCCCGCATCGGTGCGAGCATCGGCATCGCCTGCTACCCGCTGCACGGACGGACAGCGCGGGCCTTGAGCATCAGCGCGGACGACGCGCTGTATGCGGTGAAACGGTCCGGCAAGAACGGCTATGCGTTCGCCGTTCCGCAGGTGCACGCGAAAGCGGCAACGGCAGCGGCAGTGGGCTGA
- a CDS encoding branched-chain amino acid ABC transporter substrate-binding protein, which yields MQFKVNLIVGAAALTLAGAAFAQEVVRIGHVAPTSGGIAHLGKDNEFGARMAIDELNAKGVTIGGKKVKFELIAEDDAGDPKQGTAAAQKLVDSKVHGVVGHLNSGTTIPASRIYSDAGIPQISPSATNPKYTRQGFKTTFRTVADDVHLGGTLGRYAVNQLKGKTIAVIDDRTAYGQGVADEFEKGAKGAGGSVVAREFTNDKATDFTAILTSIKAKKPDVVFYGGMDAVAGPMIRQMKSLGIKAKFMGGDGICTGELPKLAAGTVSDGQVICAEAGGVEGEQKKAMDDFRAAFKKKFNADVQIYAPYVYDSVNVMVAAMVKANSTDPAKYLPVLAKTDGYKGVTGTISFDEKGDIKNGALTLYTYKGGQREQIAVVR from the coding sequence ATGCAATTCAAAGTGAACCTGATCGTCGGTGCTGCTGCCCTGACGCTGGCCGGAGCGGCCTTCGCCCAGGAAGTGGTCCGCATCGGGCACGTTGCACCGACCAGTGGCGGTATCGCCCACCTCGGCAAGGACAACGAATTCGGCGCCCGCATGGCGATCGACGAATTGAATGCCAAGGGTGTGACCATCGGGGGCAAAAAGGTCAAGTTCGAATTGATCGCCGAAGACGACGCTGGCGATCCGAAGCAGGGCACCGCCGCCGCTCAGAAACTGGTCGACTCGAAGGTGCACGGGGTGGTGGGCCACCTGAACTCCGGCACCACGATTCCGGCCTCCCGGATCTACAGCGACGCGGGCATCCCACAGATCTCCCCGTCGGCCACCAATCCCAAATACACGCGCCAGGGTTTCAAGACCACCTTCCGCACCGTCGCGGATGACGTGCACCTGGGCGGCACGCTCGGCCGTTATGCGGTCAACCAGCTGAAGGGCAAGACGATTGCCGTGATCGACGACCGCACCGCCTATGGCCAGGGCGTCGCCGACGAGTTTGAAAAGGGCGCGAAGGGCGCGGGCGGCAGCGTGGTGGCCCGCGAGTTCACCAACGACAAGGCAACCGACTTCACGGCCATCTTGACCTCCATCAAGGCCAAGAAGCCCGATGTGGTGTTCTACGGCGGCATGGACGCGGTGGCTGGCCCGATGATCCGCCAGATGAAGTCGCTGGGCATCAAGGCCAAGTTCATGGGCGGCGACGGCATCTGCACCGGCGAACTGCCGAAGCTGGCGGCGGGCACGGTGTCGGACGGCCAGGTGATCTGTGCGGAAGCCGGCGGTGTCGAGGGCGAGCAGAAGAAGGCCATGGACGACTTCCGCGCGGCCTTCAAGAAGAAGTTCAACGCCGACGTCCAGATCTACGCTCCCTACGTCTACGACTCGGTCAACGTCATGGTCGCGGCGATGGTGAAAGCCAATTCGACCGACCCTGCCAAGTACCTGCCGGTGCTTGCCAAGACCGACGGCTACAAGGGCGTGACCGGCACGATCAGCTTCGACGAAAAGGGCGACATCAAGAACGGCGCCCTGACCCTCTACACCTACAAGGGTGGCCAGCGCGAGCAGATCGCCGTGGTGCGCTGA
- a CDS encoding DNA polymerase III subunit chi gives MTEIAFHFNVPDKLSYACRLLRKAFRSQAEVGVVGPAALLGELDRALWSFEPLEFLPHASARQAHTALAAHTRLWLAARAAEIPHQAVLVNLGDSVPEGFERFERLIEIVTPDDADRQAGRQRWKHYSDRGYEIQKHEVGA, from the coding sequence GTGACCGAGATCGCCTTTCATTTCAATGTGCCCGACAAGCTGAGCTACGCCTGCCGCCTGTTGCGCAAGGCCTTCCGCAGCCAGGCCGAAGTGGGTGTGGTCGGGCCGGCCGCGTTGCTCGGCGAACTCGATCGGGCCTTGTGGAGTTTCGAGCCACTCGAGTTTTTGCCCCATGCCAGCGCCCGCCAGGCCCATACCGCGCTGGCCGCGCACACGCGGCTGTGGCTGGCGGCGCGGGCGGCCGAGATTCCCCACCAGGCGGTGCTCGTCAACCTGGGCGATTCGGTGCCGGAGGGCTTCGAGCGCTTCGAGCGTCTGATCGAGATCGTGACGCCCGACGACGCAGACCGCCAGGCTGGCCGCCAGCGCTGGAAGCATTACAGCGACCGCGGCTACGAGATCCAGAAGCACGAGGTGGGGGCATGA